One window from the genome of Tachysurus vachellii isolate PV-2020 chromosome 5, HZAU_Pvac_v1, whole genome shotgun sequence encodes:
- the LOC132846259 gene encoding zinc finger protein ZFAT-like isoform X1, with translation MEPARAEGSSVFMCKICNLFSPNKSLLQSHVLEKHSDEDGAAEDFIIPLKPLHVPEVIKRKRGRPKGSTKKAQADVPGPNQFSSQSKKDDCDVLSESPVKPQHTEDGTGLECKKCQRKFSNKRQISKHICFAELKDEDDFHGEDINLTEVTDEEDTDVECSPKKARPLKADKVSSVKDPDSTGCTKNPIVNVVLAAHEAIPGTIKIVPIEAAPAEAVMLPEEPAGESMQKKGYQEYAIQQAAYEVPLKSNRIGQTQLKIFTCEYCNKVFKFKHSLQAHLRIHTNEKPFKCSQCDYASTIKANLSVHMRKHTGEKFSCEHCSFNCLSKGHLKVHVERVHQKIKQHCRFCKKKYSDVKNLLKHIRESHDMEDGKVKDSYNKYRLQTREGKRQLLYDCHVCDRKFKYKLERDRHLMVHGSNRPYGCELCDHGSTKFQALQAHVRKHPFVYMCSVCQQKFVSTVRLKLHLSESHPGTDESTTFADCIQSSFCLLKPGDDIQQDMLRQDELEISKELSLLNAQEVLATEMDSVEESQGPGSLATQETVHDTQEDIASTEINNCPVIDITAAEEAQLHGRVSEDLLDKEQLQDNLPNVESSVTELNNSGERSTNLPPSQTPVLSENATTEMMVPQSESSVTQSSPPPSGTEDLATTQAEEKSAFVQILEQMQKRKLNMDVFERIRKVYGDLECEYCGKLFWYQVHYNMHVRTHTGEHLHYCSQCNYSSITKNSLKRHVIQRHSNVLLKCHIEGCQYSTPDKYKLQAHVKTHVEIVKKSFVCPICKSAFPEDKIKHHIRSIHPDTSLTYTLEALGIRAHFKGVIGKRALKCPYCDCYFTKNGTDMQQHIWAHEGVKPYKCSLCDYASRSKSNLKAHFNRHNTEKSHLCDMCGKKFKSKCTLKSHKLMHSADGKQFKCTECDFTAAQKPQLLRHMEQHVSFKPFRCTHCHYSCNISGSLKRHYNKKHPGEQYSNTGPGTPTSETVIEQGGVKCPVCNYVYGTKWEMNRHLKCKHGLKVVENQWEVVESAEEPNTQYLQIAETEDVQGTEAAVSVLQNLRFNTQNGVVSATATDRLDPASVNILQQIIELGTENPDTVASVVAMAPGTVTVVEQVTEEEQQTDHAMMIHDALQQATVGLGEEHHLVVSSDDVEGIKTVTVYTQGEDASQFIVYVQEAVQTEESTTEVT, from the exons ATGGAGCCAGCACGAGCAG AGGGATCTTCAGTCTTCATGTGTAAAATATGCAACCTGTTCTCTCCTAACAAATCACTACTCCAGTCTCATGTACTTGAGAAACATAGTGACGAAGATGGAGCTGCTGAGGACTTTATAATTCCACTCAAACCTTTACATGTACCAG aggtcataaagagaaaaagaggtaGACCAAAGGGATCTACTAAGAAAGCCCAAGCAGATGTACCGGGGCCTAACCAATTTTCCAGTCAGTCGAAGAAGGATGATTGTGATGTGCTGTCTGAATCTCCAGTTAAACCCCAGCACACTGAAGATGGCACTGGTTTGGAGTGCAAGAAATGCCAACGCAAATTCAGCAACAAACGTCAAATTTCCAAACACATCTGTTTTGCAGAGCTGAAAGATGAGGATGACTTTCACG GTGAGGACATTAATCTTACTGAGGTCACAGATGAAGAAGACACAGATGTAGAATGCTCACCAAAGAAGGCGAGACCATTAAAAGCAGACAAGGTTTCTAGTGTAAAGGACCCCGACTCAACAGGCTGCACTAAGAACCCCATCGTCAACGTGGTTCTTGCAGCACATGAAGCCATTCCCG GCACAATAAAAATAGTTCCCATTGAAGCTGCTCCAGCTGAGGCGGTTATGCTACCCGAAGAACCTGCAGGAGAGTCCATGCAAAAGAAAGGATACCAAGAATATGCCATACAACAAGCTGCTTATGAAGTGCCTCTGAAATCGAACAG AATAGGACAGACCCAGCTGAAAATTTTCACCTGTGAATACTGCAACAAGGTTTTCAAATTTAAACATTCTCTTCAGGCTCACTTGCGAATCCACACCAACGAGAAGCCTTTTAAATGCAGCCAGTGTGACTACGCCAGCACTATCAAGGCCAATCTCAGCGTCCATATGAGGAAGCACACCGGGGAAAAGTTCAGCTGTGAGCACTGCTCATTTAACTGTTTGAGCAAGGGTCACCTTAAAGTGCACGTGGAGAGGGTGCACCAGAAAATCAAGCAGCACTGCCGCTTCTGCAAGAAGAAGTACTCCGACGTCAAGAACTTGCTGAAGCACATCCGAGAGAGCCACGACATGGAAGACGGGAAAGTCAAGGACTCTTACAACAAGTACCGTCTCCAAACCCGAGAAGGCAAACGACAGCTGCTCTACGACTGTCATGTCTGCGACCGTAAATTCAAGTACAAGTTAGAGCGAGATCGCCATCTGATGGTCCACGGAAGCAACCGACCTTACGGCTGCGAGTTGTGTGATCACGGCTCTACAAAGTTTCAAGCTCTTCAGGCTCATGTTAGAAAGCATCCCTTTGTGTATATGTGCTCCGTTTGCCAGCAGAAGTTTGTCAGTACCGTTCGCCTCAAGTTGCACCTCAGTGAGTCCCATCCAGGGACAGATGAATCCACGACTTTCGCTGATTGTATCCAGAGCAGTTTCTGCCTGTTGAAACCTGGGGATGACATTCAGCAGGACATGCTGAGACAAGACGAGCTGGAGATCAGCAAAGAGCTGTCCCTCCTCAATGCACAGGAAGTGCTTGCCACTGAAATGGACAGTGTAGAGGAGTCTCAAGGTCCTGGTAGTTTAGCTACACAGGAAACGGTACATGATACCCAAGAGGACATAGCTTCAACAGAGATCAACAACTGTCCAGTTATTGACATCACCGCAGCTGAGGAAGCTCAACTGCATGGCAGAGTTTCTGAGGATTTACTCGACAAAGAACAACTGCAGGATAATTTGCCAAACGTGGAGTCTAGTGTAACAGAATTGAATAATTCTGGTGAACGCAGTACAAATTTGCCCCCATCTCAAACACCGGTGCTGTCAGAAAATGCCACTACAGAAATGATGGTTCCTCAGTCTGAGTCTAGTGTCACTCAAAGCAGCCCTCCCCCTAGTGGTACGGAGGATCTGGCAACCACACAAGCTGAAGAAAAATCTGCGTTTGTGCAGATTTTAGAACAAATGCAGAAAAGAAAACTAAACATGGATGTTTTCGAGAGAATACGGAAAGTCTACGGAGATCTGGAGTGTGAATACTGTG gtaaGCTGTTCTGGTATCAGGTGCACTACAACATGCATGTAAGAACACATACAGGAGAACATCTGCATTACTGTTCCCAGTGCAATTACTCTTCCATTACTAAAAACAGCCTGAAGCGTCACGTAATCCAGAGACACAGTAACGTCCTCCTCAAGTGCCATATAGAAGGATGCCAGTACTCTACACCCGACAAATACAAGCTGCAGGCTCATGTTAAAACTCACGTAGAAATT GTTAAGAAAAGCTTTGTGTGTCCCATCTGTAAGAGTGCATTTCCTGAAGACAAAATTAAGCATCATAtcagatccatccatccag ACACATCACTAACATACACTTTAGAGGCACTGGGAATTCGTGCCCATTTCAAAGGCGTAATAGGAAAACGAGCCTTAAAATGTCCATACTGCGACTGCTACTTCACAAAAAATGGAACTGACATGCAGCAGCACATCTGGGCTCATGAAG GAGTAAAACCATATAAATGCTCGTTGTGTGATTACGCCTCACGCAGCAAAAGCAACCTGAAGGCTCATTTCAACAGGCACAACACGGAGAAGAGCCACCTGTGTGATATGTGTGGGAAGAAGTTCAAGTCCAAGTGCACACTAAAGAGCCACAAACTCATGCACTCGGCAGACG GTAAGCAGTTCAAATGTACTGAGTGTGACTTCACTGCAGCCCAGAAGCCACAGCTCCTCCGCCACATGGAACAGCACGTCTCCTTTAAG CCATTCCGTTGCACACACTGTCACTACTCGTGCAACATCTCAGGTTCACTTAAAAGACACTATAACAAGAAGCATCCAGGGGAGCAGTACAGCAACACAGGTCCTGGTACACCTACATCAGAGACTGTAATAGAGCAag GTGGAGTGAAGTGTCCGGTTTGTAACTATGTTTATGGAACCAAATGGGAAATGAACAGACACTTGAAGTGCAAACATGGACTCAAAGTTGTTGAGAATCAGTGGGAG GTTGTAGAATCAGCAGAGGAACCAAACACACAGTATCTTCAAATTGCTGAGACGGAGGACGTGCAGGGAACAGAGGCTGCTGTATCAGTGCTGCAGAACCTTCGCTTTAACACACAGAACG GTGTCGTCTCCGCAACAGCTACAGACAGACTGGATCCAGCGTCGGTTAACATTCTCCAGCAGATAATCGAGCTCGGCACGGAGAACCCCGACACCGTGGCCTCTGTGGTTGCCATGGCGCCTGGTACAGTCACAGTGGTGGAGCAG
- the LOC132846259 gene encoding zinc finger protein ZFAT-like isoform X2: MCKICNLFSPNKSLLQSHVLEKHSDEDGAAEDFIIPLKPLHVPEVIKRKRGRPKGSTKKAQADVPGPNQFSSQSKKDDCDVLSESPVKPQHTEDGTGLECKKCQRKFSNKRQISKHICFAELKDEDDFHGEDINLTEVTDEEDTDVECSPKKARPLKADKVSSVKDPDSTGCTKNPIVNVVLAAHEAIPGTIKIVPIEAAPAEAVMLPEEPAGESMQKKGYQEYAIQQAAYEVPLKSNRIGQTQLKIFTCEYCNKVFKFKHSLQAHLRIHTNEKPFKCSQCDYASTIKANLSVHMRKHTGEKFSCEHCSFNCLSKGHLKVHVERVHQKIKQHCRFCKKKYSDVKNLLKHIRESHDMEDGKVKDSYNKYRLQTREGKRQLLYDCHVCDRKFKYKLERDRHLMVHGSNRPYGCELCDHGSTKFQALQAHVRKHPFVYMCSVCQQKFVSTVRLKLHLSESHPGTDESTTFADCIQSSFCLLKPGDDIQQDMLRQDELEISKELSLLNAQEVLATEMDSVEESQGPGSLATQETVHDTQEDIASTEINNCPVIDITAAEEAQLHGRVSEDLLDKEQLQDNLPNVESSVTELNNSGERSTNLPPSQTPVLSENATTEMMVPQSESSVTQSSPPPSGTEDLATTQAEEKSAFVQILEQMQKRKLNMDVFERIRKVYGDLECEYCGKLFWYQVHYNMHVRTHTGEHLHYCSQCNYSSITKNSLKRHVIQRHSNVLLKCHIEGCQYSTPDKYKLQAHVKTHVEIVKKSFVCPICKSAFPEDKIKHHIRSIHPDTSLTYTLEALGIRAHFKGVIGKRALKCPYCDCYFTKNGTDMQQHIWAHEGVKPYKCSLCDYASRSKSNLKAHFNRHNTEKSHLCDMCGKKFKSKCTLKSHKLMHSADGKQFKCTECDFTAAQKPQLLRHMEQHVSFKPFRCTHCHYSCNISGSLKRHYNKKHPGEQYSNTGPGTPTSETVIEQGGVKCPVCNYVYGTKWEMNRHLKCKHGLKVVENQWEVVESAEEPNTQYLQIAETEDVQGTEAAVSVLQNLRFNTQNGVVSATATDRLDPASVNILQQIIELGTENPDTVASVVAMAPGTVTVVEQVTEEEQQTDHAMMIHDALQQATVGLGEEHHLVVSSDDVEGIKTVTVYTQGEDASQFIVYVQEAVQTEESTTEVT; the protein is encoded by the exons ATGTGTAAAATATGCAACCTGTTCTCTCCTAACAAATCACTACTCCAGTCTCATGTACTTGAGAAACATAGTGACGAAGATGGAGCTGCTGAGGACTTTATAATTCCACTCAAACCTTTACATGTACCAG aggtcataaagagaaaaagaggtaGACCAAAGGGATCTACTAAGAAAGCCCAAGCAGATGTACCGGGGCCTAACCAATTTTCCAGTCAGTCGAAGAAGGATGATTGTGATGTGCTGTCTGAATCTCCAGTTAAACCCCAGCACACTGAAGATGGCACTGGTTTGGAGTGCAAGAAATGCCAACGCAAATTCAGCAACAAACGTCAAATTTCCAAACACATCTGTTTTGCAGAGCTGAAAGATGAGGATGACTTTCACG GTGAGGACATTAATCTTACTGAGGTCACAGATGAAGAAGACACAGATGTAGAATGCTCACCAAAGAAGGCGAGACCATTAAAAGCAGACAAGGTTTCTAGTGTAAAGGACCCCGACTCAACAGGCTGCACTAAGAACCCCATCGTCAACGTGGTTCTTGCAGCACATGAAGCCATTCCCG GCACAATAAAAATAGTTCCCATTGAAGCTGCTCCAGCTGAGGCGGTTATGCTACCCGAAGAACCTGCAGGAGAGTCCATGCAAAAGAAAGGATACCAAGAATATGCCATACAACAAGCTGCTTATGAAGTGCCTCTGAAATCGAACAG AATAGGACAGACCCAGCTGAAAATTTTCACCTGTGAATACTGCAACAAGGTTTTCAAATTTAAACATTCTCTTCAGGCTCACTTGCGAATCCACACCAACGAGAAGCCTTTTAAATGCAGCCAGTGTGACTACGCCAGCACTATCAAGGCCAATCTCAGCGTCCATATGAGGAAGCACACCGGGGAAAAGTTCAGCTGTGAGCACTGCTCATTTAACTGTTTGAGCAAGGGTCACCTTAAAGTGCACGTGGAGAGGGTGCACCAGAAAATCAAGCAGCACTGCCGCTTCTGCAAGAAGAAGTACTCCGACGTCAAGAACTTGCTGAAGCACATCCGAGAGAGCCACGACATGGAAGACGGGAAAGTCAAGGACTCTTACAACAAGTACCGTCTCCAAACCCGAGAAGGCAAACGACAGCTGCTCTACGACTGTCATGTCTGCGACCGTAAATTCAAGTACAAGTTAGAGCGAGATCGCCATCTGATGGTCCACGGAAGCAACCGACCTTACGGCTGCGAGTTGTGTGATCACGGCTCTACAAAGTTTCAAGCTCTTCAGGCTCATGTTAGAAAGCATCCCTTTGTGTATATGTGCTCCGTTTGCCAGCAGAAGTTTGTCAGTACCGTTCGCCTCAAGTTGCACCTCAGTGAGTCCCATCCAGGGACAGATGAATCCACGACTTTCGCTGATTGTATCCAGAGCAGTTTCTGCCTGTTGAAACCTGGGGATGACATTCAGCAGGACATGCTGAGACAAGACGAGCTGGAGATCAGCAAAGAGCTGTCCCTCCTCAATGCACAGGAAGTGCTTGCCACTGAAATGGACAGTGTAGAGGAGTCTCAAGGTCCTGGTAGTTTAGCTACACAGGAAACGGTACATGATACCCAAGAGGACATAGCTTCAACAGAGATCAACAACTGTCCAGTTATTGACATCACCGCAGCTGAGGAAGCTCAACTGCATGGCAGAGTTTCTGAGGATTTACTCGACAAAGAACAACTGCAGGATAATTTGCCAAACGTGGAGTCTAGTGTAACAGAATTGAATAATTCTGGTGAACGCAGTACAAATTTGCCCCCATCTCAAACACCGGTGCTGTCAGAAAATGCCACTACAGAAATGATGGTTCCTCAGTCTGAGTCTAGTGTCACTCAAAGCAGCCCTCCCCCTAGTGGTACGGAGGATCTGGCAACCACACAAGCTGAAGAAAAATCTGCGTTTGTGCAGATTTTAGAACAAATGCAGAAAAGAAAACTAAACATGGATGTTTTCGAGAGAATACGGAAAGTCTACGGAGATCTGGAGTGTGAATACTGTG gtaaGCTGTTCTGGTATCAGGTGCACTACAACATGCATGTAAGAACACATACAGGAGAACATCTGCATTACTGTTCCCAGTGCAATTACTCTTCCATTACTAAAAACAGCCTGAAGCGTCACGTAATCCAGAGACACAGTAACGTCCTCCTCAAGTGCCATATAGAAGGATGCCAGTACTCTACACCCGACAAATACAAGCTGCAGGCTCATGTTAAAACTCACGTAGAAATT GTTAAGAAAAGCTTTGTGTGTCCCATCTGTAAGAGTGCATTTCCTGAAGACAAAATTAAGCATCATAtcagatccatccatccag ACACATCACTAACATACACTTTAGAGGCACTGGGAATTCGTGCCCATTTCAAAGGCGTAATAGGAAAACGAGCCTTAAAATGTCCATACTGCGACTGCTACTTCACAAAAAATGGAACTGACATGCAGCAGCACATCTGGGCTCATGAAG GAGTAAAACCATATAAATGCTCGTTGTGTGATTACGCCTCACGCAGCAAAAGCAACCTGAAGGCTCATTTCAACAGGCACAACACGGAGAAGAGCCACCTGTGTGATATGTGTGGGAAGAAGTTCAAGTCCAAGTGCACACTAAAGAGCCACAAACTCATGCACTCGGCAGACG GTAAGCAGTTCAAATGTACTGAGTGTGACTTCACTGCAGCCCAGAAGCCACAGCTCCTCCGCCACATGGAACAGCACGTCTCCTTTAAG CCATTCCGTTGCACACACTGTCACTACTCGTGCAACATCTCAGGTTCACTTAAAAGACACTATAACAAGAAGCATCCAGGGGAGCAGTACAGCAACACAGGTCCTGGTACACCTACATCAGAGACTGTAATAGAGCAag GTGGAGTGAAGTGTCCGGTTTGTAACTATGTTTATGGAACCAAATGGGAAATGAACAGACACTTGAAGTGCAAACATGGACTCAAAGTTGTTGAGAATCAGTGGGAG GTTGTAGAATCAGCAGAGGAACCAAACACACAGTATCTTCAAATTGCTGAGACGGAGGACGTGCAGGGAACAGAGGCTGCTGTATCAGTGCTGCAGAACCTTCGCTTTAACACACAGAACG GTGTCGTCTCCGCAACAGCTACAGACAGACTGGATCCAGCGTCGGTTAACATTCTCCAGCAGATAATCGAGCTCGGCACGGAGAACCCCGACACCGTGGCCTCTGTGGTTGCCATGGCGCCTGGTACAGTCACAGTGGTGGAGCAG